TAACAAAAGACATTTTGATCAACAAATGGCGTATTTATTTGCTGCAGATAGGCATGACCATTTGTATAACCAAATAGATGGGGTATTTAAAAAAGTAGAAGAAGGTTTCCAGGTAATTAGTACAAGGTATTTTTTCTCTTCATTTGCTTATCATTGTGATGATGAAGAAGATTTAGAATTAGTTACTAATTTAAACAATAAATTCCCAAATCCGGACATAGTAATTTATATAGATAACCCAATTGAAGTATCTTTAGAAAGAATCAGTCAACGTTCGGTCCAAGATGTTTATGAAAACAAAGAAAAGCTTGTGAAAGTGAAAAATAATTATGAAGAGATATTCTCAAAATATAGTGGGAACTTAATTAAAGTCAAAGGAAATAATGATCCGATGGTTATACATAACCAAATTATAAATTATATTGAGGAGGTTTATAATGGATGAACATGAATTTATACAGGTAGAAAATTTCGAAGACGTAATTTCATTTGCAAAAGAAACAGTAAACCAGAATCATTCAGATGGTTACTACCTCAATTTTAGTCTTAAAGTACAATTCGATATTAATCTAATTAACAAGCCACAACTATTGGATGTAGCTACAGAAGCTGAAGATTGGCAAAATCCTAAACAGCCAGAGCACTTGCATATTAATCATGGAGAATATATCACAGAAAAGGGTGTTAGATACATAATAGAGGAATTAAAACGCAAGAGCCATTCTAATAGGGCGCTTATGTCATTGATAAATCAGGGTGATATAATAGAAAGTGGTGATAACCCAATTCCTTCATTTATGGTATTGCAATTTAGTCTAGAAGGTACAGAGTTATATATTACTACGTATTTTAGGGCGCTGGAAGTATCAAGATTCCTTCGAATAAATATAGAAGAAATTAGGTTAATTGCCAAAGAAATTTATGATGAAATCACGAACCTATCTAAAGTTAAATTAAATATTTTTGCGTTTCGTGCTTATGTAAAAGAAAATCAAAGTACATTAAAAAGGCAAGAGATAGACTTATTACAAGAGCGTCATATCTTAACGTTTATGCAAAACGAACCAAACAAACTTATTGCATTGCTTAAAGAAAAGAAAGAAGAAAGTACTGTAATTGAAAATAATTCATTGCACCATATATATGAAATAATGAATGATTCATACGTAAATGAATCTATACACTATTGTTTTAAAGGGAAATTAGTTAACCATTTATTAGAAAAATGTCTAGCATCAAGTCAGGAGCTTATAAATTTACGTGAAAAAACTTCCCACAGTGATCGAATTGAAGAAATTAATTTAACTTATTTAAGATTACTTGAAAATTTTATAGGGGAAATCGAAAAATGTTTTTATCAATAAATGAAAAATGGATGAATTAATTAACAACTGGCAGACATGTAATAAAAATTTCTAGCAAAACCAACATATATTAAGGAACTTATTTCATATAAAATGGAAAATAAATACATATTTGCGAGGTGTAAGCTTAATGAATGTATTTAAAGGTGATAATTTCTCTGTTATTTATTATGAAATGTTGAAGTATGGTTTTCATAGTTTAAATTCTTATAAGGAATCAAGAGTTGGAGAAGTGAAAGATCTTGGTCCGGTTTATTTTGAGATAAAAAGTGA
The nucleotide sequence above comes from Pontibacillus chungwhensis. Encoded proteins:
- the tmk gene encoding dTMP kinase; translated protein: MKSLFIVFEGIDGSGTSTQANLLKNYFLNNSIKSIVTSEPSEGPIGNIIRQGMKQRIFFTNNKRHFDQQMAYLFAADRHDHLYNQIDGVFKKVEEGFQVISTRYFFSSFAYHCDDEEDLELVTNLNNKFPNPDIVIYIDNPIEVSLERISQRSVQDVYENKEKLVKVKNNYEEIFSKYSGNLIKVKGNNDPMVIHNQIINYIEEVYNG